The Thermococcus sp. 4557 genomic sequence GGTCGCGCGGGATTTTTTCGATGGACAGAACCCCGGTCAGGCTCGTCCTTCCATCGAAGGCCCCTGAGATCTGCGCTATGTCGCCCGCCTTCACGAAGGGCAGGTCTGCGGAGACGCTGACGAAGGGCCCGAACTCGTGGAGGAGCCACCCAACGTCTTCAACATAACCCTTTCCCGGTGTTTCTACGAAGGGAATTCCCTCGCGGAGGCACAGCTCCTTAGTCTTCGGCGTGTTCCGGGAGAGGGCAACGGTTGTTTCACCGACATTTTCCGCCTCATGGTAGATGCGGAGGATCATTGGCACTCCGCCGACCATTAAAACTGGTTTTTCTCGTCCCATTCTGCTCGAACGCCCACCGGCCATGATGACTATCATCGGAACCCCCTCTTAACTCATCTGCCAGACCACCACAATTCCCAGGAGCGCTCCAGCCCGCGTTATCTCCGCCACAGCCCCAATGCAGTCACCGTTAAGCCCGCCAAAGTTCTTCAGCGAGATGTGAATAACGTAAGCCCCAGTCAAGGGGCCAGTGAGGGACGCTAAGGAGCGTGGTTCGGTGTAAGCTATTGGGATGAGCAAGAGGAAGTAAAGGGCCGTTCCAAGAACCAGTTGCTTTCGATTCACCCGCTCCATGAAGTACGCTCCGAGTCCCTGACCGAGGGGCTTCTTCGTCGCTAGAGCGAGGAGCATGGCGAACTTGGAGTTCAGCTCCGCCAGGAAGAGGGCATAGAAAGGAACGAGCTGGAGGGAATAGACCTGGAGGAAAAGAACCATCACGACCGCAAAAACTCCCGCTATCCCGGTGTTCAGATCCTTCATTGCCTTAATCTTCCTCTCGCGGTCGCCCTTGGCCATTATCCCGTCCGCCCAGTCCGCCAGGCCGTCGAGGTGGAGGAGCCCTATCGTGAAGTATAGAGCAAGAAGGGCCAAAACGTTCCCGAGGGGAAGGTTAAGGTAGAGAACCGCGGTTGGAAGGGCCGAGCTTAGGAGGGCAACCAGTGGGAGTGCCCAGAGCTCTCCCCGGGCCTTCTCGAAGTCTCCCCTAACCGGCAGTCTGGTGAAAAAGGGAACGAGGTTCTTCATGGCTGCTCCCCCTCTGATTCGAAGAGTCTCGTCATACAGCCCGCTATGAAGCCGCCGACCGCGTCGTCGAGGAACGGTGGGAGCTCCGCCAAAATCCCCGGTTTCCGCGTGTCGTAGTAGAAGAAGTTGAAGAGAGCCATCTTGCCGCCGATTAGCTCGGCTATGGAAATCCCAATCAGCTCGTCGGCCACTAAATTGACCGGATCGCCCTCAACCTTGAAGTTCTCCTCAAGCAGGAACGCCGCCGTTAGGAGTGCCTGGACGTTGATGTCACCAAGATAGTGGAGCATCAGCTCCCTAAGTTTCTCCCGAACTTCTTCTCGTTCGTCACCGATGTAAAGTTCCAGCGCGGTGTCGAGCATCGCGTCGAGTGTTATCCCCTTTGATTCGAGAATCTGAAAGAACTCCACCATACCCTTTTCCACCGTTTCAGTCTTCAACCACCAAACCTATAAACCCTCTGGACTTTTTATCCATTATGCTCTTAAGGCTGGAGAACCTCAAAAGGGTGGGCGAGCTTTACATAAACCCGACCAACCTCAAGGTCGCCCCGTTAGCCCTTCGCGACTGGAGGGACTTTCTAAGTCTGGATGAGAGGACCTACGGGGTCTATGCGAGAACGATATACAACCCCCAGGAGCGTTTTCTGGTGGTAAATTCAGATGATATGGGCCCTTTAATGAGACTGGAGGCTCTCTACTGGGAGTTTCTGATGGAGGCGGAGTACTTTTGCGGCACCGAGAATCTGGACTATCAGCTCCGGATCGGGGAGTTTGATGGCCTTCCCTTCGCCAACGGCTGGGTCGGTTCGGGAGTGGTGCTCGTAGGGGAGGCACCGGGAAGGAGGGGCTGCGGGAAGACGGGGATATGCTTCTACCGCGACGCATCGGGAATGCTCCTGAGGAAGACCCTCTTCAGCCTCGGCATTAACCCCGACTTCCTCTACATAACCAACGTCCTCAAGTGTAACCCTCCGCAAAACAGGCTCCGTGGAGTCCCTGAGGGGGCCTATGAACTGCTCGCAATGGAGATCGAGGCGATTAAGCCAGGGGCCATCTTCGCCATTGGCAGAACCGCCGAGAAGACCCTCAAAGAGCTTGGATTCGAGGTTGAGTACTTAAAACACCCGGCCTGGTACGTGCGCCGGGGCCTGAGGGAACCGAGTGAGGAGATACTCGCCGAGTACGCTAAAATCAGGGAGGCCATGGGAGAATGGAGGTCCTAATCGTTTTTCTCCTTGCGCTCCTCTGGGACCTGCTCCTCGGCGAGCCGCCGGCGTTAGTCCACCCCGTCGTCTGGTTCGGACGGTTAGTGGGGTTTTTTGACGGACGCTGGGAGCGAAAAGGTCCTCTTCCCGACTTCTTAGCCGGAACACTGGCCGCTCTGGTCGCCCTCCTCTTTGCCATTGCCCTCTCGCTCCTTCCGTTCTACCTACCCTTCCCGCTCAACTATGCTTTGGCCGTTTACCTCCTCAAGAGCTCCTTTGCGATAAAGAGCCTCCACGAGCACGTTTCGAGAACCGTAACTGAGAACATCGAGGAAAAGAGGAATGCCGTCTCGATGATAGTGAGCAGGGATACAAAGAGCCTTGACGAGGCGCACCTCAACTCGGCAGCGATAGAGAGCCTCGCCGAGAACCTGAACGACTCTGTTGTGGCTCCCCTTTTCTACTTCCTCCTCTTTGGCCTCCCGGGAGCTCTGCTCTACCGTGCCGCTAACACGCTCGACGCGATGCTCGGTTACCGGAACGAGCGCTACGAGTTCTTCGGCAAGTTCTCGGCGAGGTTCGACGACCTCCTCAACTTCGTCCCGGCCCGCTTGACGGTTCTCCTCTACCTCCCGTTCGGCGGACGGAGGGTTTTGAAGTATTACCGCCTCGCGAGGTTCAAGCTCAACTCCGACAAGCCGATGGCTGCCATGAGCGCCCTCCTCGGCGTCTGGCTAGAGAAGCCCGGCGTGTATCATTTTCCCGGCAGAGCTCCGGAGAACAACGATATACGGAAGGCCCTGAAGGTTTACTGGTTAGTCGTTGCCGAATGGGTGATTATCGTCTCTCTACTCCTTGCAACGGAGGTGTTTCCATGCTTGAACCCGTGAAGTTCTCAACTTACCACGGCGGGAGCAGGGAAGAAGGTCTGCTCGACTTCTCGGCCTCGCTGAATCCCTATCCGCCCGAGTGGCTCGAGGAGATGTTCCGGAGGGCAAAGGAGATAAGCACCCGCTACTCCTACTATGAGAGGCTTGAGAAGGAACTGGCCGAGCTAGTCGGTGAACCCCTGACGGTAACGGCTGGAATCACCGAGGCGCTCTACCTCCTCGGAATACTCGCGCTCCGTGGGAGGAAGGTGGTAATCCCCCGCCATACATACGGCGAGTACGAGAGGGCTGCGAGGATTTTTGGAGCGGAGGTCATTAAAGGCCCGAACGAGCCTGAAAAGCTCGCGGAGCTTGTTGGGAGAGACTCGGTGGTTTTCTTCTGCAACCCCAACAACCCCGACGGGAGGTTTTATAGAATTAAGGAGCTCAAACCCCTCCTCGATGCGGTTGAGGAGGGAAAAGCCCTCCTTGTCCTCGATGAGGCTTTCATAGACTTTGTGGAGAGACCTGAAAGCCCGGAAGGAGGAAACATCGTCAGGCTTAGAACCTTCACCAAGAGCTACGGTCTGCCGGGAATAAGGGTCGGCTACGTCCTGGGCTTTCCAGAGGCGTTTAGGAGTGTTAGAATGCCGTGGAGCATAGGTTCAGTGGGTCTGGCCTTCCTTGAATTCCTAATCAAGGACGGCTTCGAACACCTGAGGAAAACGATGCCCCAAATCTGGCGTGAGAAGAAAAGGCTGGAACAGGCCCTCGACGTGAAAAGCGACGCCAACTTCTTCATCAAGCGCGTTGGTGATGCAGGGGAAGCCGTGGAGAGACTTAAAGAACGTGGAATCCTCGTCAGGAGCTGTGAGAGCTTCGGCCTGCCCGAGTTCGTTCGCTTTTCGGTTAGAAAGCCGGAGGAGAATGATATTTTAATTGCAGGGTTCAGGCGTGTTTTAAACGGCCTTTGACAGTGCGTGCTGTGGAAACACGAGGGCAACGGTTAAATAATTCTGTGGACTATGTAGGATACGGGACACAACAAAGAATGGTGTCTCCGTTGAGAAAATACATATCCTCCGCGCTGATCCTCCTGCTCACCCTGCTCCTGATAGCATCGATAAACCAGATACCTACAAGGCTTTACGGCACCCCTGAAAGGATCTCTGCAGGCAATGGCTCCGGAATCGCCGGCGTTGAGAACCTTTTGGGGGTGAGCACTCCCGAGCAGTCCACAGAGAAATCGGCGATGAAAAACGGTACCCTTGACCTCTCCCGGTTCTACCCATGGCTGAACGGCAGTTCCCGTGGGGCATCCCCGAGAAACGTCTCCTTCAATCTTAGTAATGAGTACAACAACATGAGCTATCCTTTCAACTCCAGCGGCACGGGTATTCTCACAGAGCCCGAGTCCATAGATCTCCGCAGGAACAGCTTCTGCAGGGGAGACACCAAGAGAATCGTCATGACCGTGAGCGGGGCAGCCCACACCGCGTACCTCAGGGGCGGTGTCTATGCCACGTACCTGAACGGAACGTGGTATCGCCTGAACGAGACCCCCGTGACTGAAAACCGGGGCGTGCTGCCGCTCCCCACCGTAGAGCACACGAAGGTGTCTGACAACATCACGGTGGTTCTGGCGTCCCCGATAATCACGGGCAACCTTCTGACCGCCCTTTATACTGAAGAAGTAAGCGCGCCGGGTGATCTGAGATACTACCCTGAAAGCCACCTGTTCGGAACCTCCGGGGTCGTCTGGAACTATTCCTTCAAGACCGTGCATTATATATTCCCGGATACCGCCCTGGAGGGAGCGAAAACCACTGTTTCTACTCAGTACCTCCAGACTCCGAACGTGAGTGAGAGGGTCTTGGAGCTAGCCCGCAACATAACCGAGGGAATCGAAGGTGACTACCTGAAGGCGAGGGCGATAGAGAGCTATCTTCGCACGCACTACGAATTTGACATGAACGCGCCCCCCGCCCCCGAAGGTATCGACCCCCTCGAATGGTTTCTGTTTCATTCGAAGAGAGGGGTCTGCATTGACTTCAACACGGCCTTCGTGGTTCTGGCCAGACTGAACGGAATCCCCGCGAGGCTGGTTACGGGATATCTGATAAAAGAAACCCCCGCCGAGCAGGCTGTGCATCCGATACAGGCCCACGCGTGGGCGGAGGTGCCCTTTGAGGGTATTGGATGGGTTACGTTTGATGCCACTGCACCCGCGGGCGGCCTCTTGGGACAGGGCAACGAAACCGCGGGGGTGGGCGAATCGCAGAAACCGGAGAACCAGAGCCTTCCCGGTCCGGATTTCGACATCCTGATCAAGCCGGACCCCGTTGTCACCGATGTCAACAGGTCTTTTCAGGTCTACGTCACCGTGATTCCTCGTGGCCTTGGAGAAGTAAACGGTTGCAAACCGGAACTTAGCGTCAAAATTAGCATGGATGGATTGTATTCGGTCAGCTCCACGATTGCGCCGAACATCACGAAACCATTCCGCATGAGTGGAATTCCAGAGCCGGGCACGTATCATCCAACGGTCAAAGTCACCCTCTCGTACTGCGGTACCGTGAGCGGGACGAAATCGAAAACGTTCACCGTTATAGTTCGGGGCGGGAAGTTCTCACTGACGGCAGAACCTGAAAACCTCACCCTCGTGACGGGGGAGCTCGGCAGGTTAAAGATATACGTCACGGGAGACGGGTACTTTGGGAGGGTTGACCTGAACGTCGAGTATCCAGGCAGGTACAGGCTCCTGAAGGAGTCGGGAATCCCCGACTTTGAATCCGACCTCCTCTTAACGGCACCCTCGAGGCCAGGTGACTACACCGTCAAAATAACCGGAACCTCAGGCGACACAGCGGTCGTCCTTCAGGTCCCACTGCGAGTTCTCGGGCGCACCCGGACAAGGATAACGGATTATCCGGTTGAGATACTAAAGAACCAGCCCTTCTGGGTGAACGGAACCGTAACCGACGAGAACGGAGGGCCCGTTGACGGCCCGGTGTACGTGACCCTCAACGAGAGCAAGGCCTCCCCAGGTGTGGTGGTCGGTAGGGGCGCCTCTGTAAACGGACGCTTCAGCATTGAGTGCTCCGCTCCTTATGACCTTCCCCCTGGAAACTATCAGATAGTGGCCCACTTCGAGGGAAACGATTACTACCTCCCGTCCAACAGCGACCCTGGGGTAATCGTCAGGGACAGAACAGCTATTCAGGTTGAGGGGCAGATAGTGACGAAGACCGGGAAGTTCGAACTCGGGGGAAAGCTCGTTGATTCCGCAGGGAACGGCGTTCCCAACGCCACGATTGGGGTCAGCCTGGATGGAACCTTTCACATCAACGTTACCACAGATTCCGCAGGCGTCTTCACGGTCCCCCTGCTTCTGGAAACGCCTGGGGAACATCATGTTCTAATATCGTACGGGGGAAGCAGGTACTATCTGGGTGCGGAGGCGACGGTAAACATCACCGCGGTCGAGCTCAATGCAACCGTTCCTGATAGGTGGATAATAGGCTGGAACGTCACGATCAACGGCTCGATTCTGGGCGTCGACTCCGGCAGCGTGTCCCTTTCGACCCCCATGGGCCGTTTCACCAGTGTCCTGAAAGGGGGACGCTTTAACTTTACAGTTCCAGTAAACGTTTCCCCGGGGATTTACAACGTTTTCTTTGCCTACGAAGACGTTCTTCTGGAGAACATCCCCGTGACAATTGCCTCCCCCACCAACATAACCGTGGAATTCGGCGAGATGCGGGAGGGGGAGAACGCCACGATCGCGGTCAGGCTCGTGGATGCGTTCGGCAATCCTGTCCCTGGAAGGATTGTCACCCTCAACCTCTTCGGCAACCACAGCGCCAGGACGGACATGAACGGCACTGCCCGCTTCACGGTTCGGCCGAGTGAAAGCGGGGGGCATAGGGCCAGTGCGGTCTTTGAAGGGGACAAGTTTTACCTTCCATCTACCGCTGAGTTCGAGGTTTCCGTGGCCGGACGGCCGCCTTACACCCTTATCCTCACGGGACTCATCATGCTGCCCGTCGGAGTGCTCGTCTACCGGAGGCGGGAGGATATCGCGGCGCTTAAGATTGGAATTACCTCCGCACTCAGGGGGCTGAAAAAAAGGCGCTACTCCCCAATCCTTCATCCCGACAGAAGGCCGCCGGTTTACGGCGAGGGCGAGAAAATCACCGTCACGAGCGATGTTCCCGTTGAGCTTTTCGTCGACGGCAAGCCCGCTGGAACTGGGAATAGATTCGAACTGGTGTTGCCCCGGGGGGTTCACGAACTTCTCGCAAAGGGGGAGAGAGTTAAGGGATGGCTCAAAGTGTGGGTTGTGGACTACAGGGAGGAGATAATGAGGCTCTACGACAGATGCTTCCTCGAACTCGCCAGGAGAAAGGGACTGGGAGGCAGGGACCTCGCCCCGGAGGAACTCGCCCACAGACTGCGGGGCGAATACGACTGGAACGACTTGAAGACCGTCACGTACCTTTTCGAGGTCGCCAGGTACAGCCTCTACCCTGTTGGAATGAGGGAGTTCATGGAGTTCTACCGGTCTCTGTCCCGACTGGTGGGAGGTGACTGCTATGAGAAAGATTGATACCTCTCTGATTCTCTATCCCATCCTCATGGTGCTCGTCTATGCCCTTTCGGGATATCCCCTCCTGAGCGGATACCTGGGGGACTTTGTGGCAAGCATCGAGGTGCTCCTGCTGTTTTTCCTCCTCTCCCGGCTCTCGCTTCTGCTCCCCGATTACGGGGAAGTTGCCTCCAAACTCTTTAAGGGGGCGGGTTTTGCACTCGCGTTCTATCTCCTCCCCTCCGAACCGTACACCAGCTGGGAATTTCAGCTCCCCCTGGCCCTTCTCGCCGCGGGGATTACCATGGCCAGCGTTGCGCCGGAGCTCCCGGAGATCCTGGGGCTTCTAACCCGGGGCTTTGGGGTGGCCATCGCCTTCTACGCCCTCTACACCTTCAGCGGTCAGCTGGTCAGGGGGTACATTATAGCCCCCGCGTTCCTCTATGCCGCGGCGGCATCGGTGGTCGTGTACGCACTCGTTGCCGTTGAACGCTCCGGCCTGATAGGAAGCCGTTTCGTGGAGAGAAACGCCGCCGGAATCATACTGCTCTTTGTACTCCTGGGGCTGTACGCCGGGCTCAGGCCCTACATGCTTGAGAACTACCCAAGGTACGTGTTTTACCTGGAGTGGGGGACGATAGGCTTCGCAACCCTGCTGGCAGCGATGGCCGTGCAGAACCACCTCTCTGCGGCGAACCTCGAGAACTATCTAGTGGGAGAATGGAAAAAGCACAGTATGGAGATATCCATAGCCGGGGACGAGGAGTTCGAGCGTGTGAAGGGGGCGGTGGAGGACTTCGTTCTCCGTAAAAAGAAGGGTCCGCTCGTGACGTTCCTGACCTACTACGGTATAAAAGCCCTGGGAAACATTGAAGCAGTTAGAGAACTCACCGAGCCCATCGTGGAGTACGAGGAGGAGTGCTACTCGGTGTTCACCCCAAGCTGGCTGGTCAGGAAGAGGGAGAGGGAGCGCCTCCAAAGGCGCCTTCAGCTTGTTAAATCTGCCATCGAAAAGATTGAAGAGTATATGGGGGGTAAAAGATGAACGCGGAGTCCTACGCAACCCTCTGTGATGAAGTCGTCTCGGTTGTTTCGAAGGTTTACATCGGCAACGAGGAGGTTGTGAGGAAAACGCTGGCGGCAGCCCTCGTAAATGGAAACGTACTCTTTGAAGACCATCCGGGTCTGGGGAAAACCCTACTTGCTAAGGCCTTCGGCCGCGCCCTCGGCCTGGAGTACCGCAGGGTTCAGTTCACGCCCGACCTGCTGCCGAGCGATATCATAGGGACCAAAGTCTGGAGGCAGAACCTTGGAACGTTTGAGCTCATTAAAGGCCCAATCTTCACCCACGTTCTCCTGGCGGACGAGATCAACCGCGCTCCACCAAAGACCCAGTCCGCGCTACTCGAGGCGATGGAGGAACGCCAAGTGACCATAGAGGGCGACACCATGAAGCTTGAGATGCCTTTCTTCGTGATAGCCACCCAGAATCCCATCGAGTACGAGGGAACCTATCCCCTCCCGGAGGCCCAGCTCGACAGATTCCTCCTCAGAATGAGCGTGGGTTATCCTAAGAGCCTGGATGACGAAGTTGGAATCCTCAAGGCAAGGATATCATGGGGCAAGGACGACCCAACCGCTGACATGGAGCCGGTCATGGACAGGGGCACGTTCCTGGAGATGCAGGCGTTCGTTGAGCACGAGGTGTTCATACACGACGAGGTTCTCAAATACATCGCGGGAATCGTCAGGGAGGTCAGAAAGGACGAAAGGGTTGAGGCGGGCCCGAGTCCCAGAGGCGCTCTGGCGCTGCTGAAGGTTTCCAAGGCGAACGCCATGATGAACGGCAGGGATTTCGTTGTTCCAGATGATGTCAAGAGATACGTCATAGATGCACTGGCCCACAGAATCGTTCTCGGGGCTGAGTACGCCTTTGAGGGAGTGAGCGGTCGGGAGGTCGTCGAGGCGGCGGTTAAGAGGGTTCCGGTTCCCAAAGAGTTCGAGCGTGAGGAGTAATGACCGCAGCCCGCTCCTTCATCTCCACCGCCCTCTGGTTCATCGCAGCCGGGATAATCTTCTCCATGCCGGGACTGGCGTACCTGGCGATAATTCCCATGACGGTGCTGGCGGTGGGGCTTTTGGTGGATCCCCCGGAGGGGATATCGGTTGAGAGGAAGCTCGTCAAAACGAACCTTCGGGTGGGGGAAGAACTGAGGGTCAGCGTGCGTCTCAAGGTCAGGCACGGCCTCGGCTTCGTGGTGATAAGGGACGCCCTCCCGGAGGAGTTCTCGCTGGTGGATGGGAGCAACGTCCGGGCGTTTTTCAAGGGGCCCAGGGAACTGGTGGTGGAGTACGAGTACGTCATCAAACCCGCGAAGAGGGGCAGGTACCGCATCGGCCGCAGTGAGGTGCTGGGCTACCACGTCTTTGGGCTCAAACCGAGCAGGTGGGGCGTTTTTGGTGAAGAAACCTACCTATCGGTGCTGCCGCGCGTAAGCCTTCCGAAGAGGACCAGAACGCCCGTTACAAAGTCCCAGATTCCCATCCCCGTGACGAGCGTCTCCATCAGGGGCGTGGCCTCCACGGACTTCAGGGAGATAAGGGAGTACCGCGCGGGCGACCCCGTCCGCTTCATAAACTGGAAGGCGTCCGCCAGGAAGGGTGAGGTTCTGGTAAACGAGTTCGAGAAGGAGGGCAAAAAAACGGTGCTTTTCATCATAGACGCAACGGGCTCCAAAGTTGGCTCCTCCGTGGAAAACCCCCTGGAATACAGCATCCAGCTCGTCTCTTCCCTGGCGTACTACTTCACAAAGAGGAACTACAACGTTGGCCTCTACGTAGTGGGCCACGGAAAGCTCATCCTTCCCGCCACCGGGTCAAAGCAGCTGTATATCCTGGTTAAAACGCTCCTGGAGCTTGAAGAGGTTGAGGTTGAAAAGGAGGACTTCGTTCGCGCCGTGGAAGGCCTCAAGCACGTGCTTATCCGCTACACACCCCTTGTGATTTACGTCTCAAACCTGCTCCCCGAAAGACTGGCTGAGATTAGGGAGGGCATAAGAAGGCTTCGTCCGATATACCGGGATAAACGGCTTCCAATGCTCGTGTTCGATGTATCCACGTACTCGCTTTTGGAGAGGGACGTCAGCTCGCTGATACTGCTGGAGAAGCGGGCCCTCCGGCACGACCTTCTAAGGGCGGGGGTGTACTCAATCCTCTGGGACCCGACCAGGGAAGACGTGACCTCCGTCGTTACAAAAACAGTGAGGCTGATAAGATGAGAACTGATCACGTCCTGACCGCACTGAGGCTGGCAGTTTTGGTGCCAATGATACTCATAGTTTCCGACATGCTGGCCTCGATAGCCCCCCTGACGGCGTTTCTTGGTGGACTCGGAATCGCAGCTCCAGAAACGCTGATCCGCCTCGGCGTGGCCGCGTTGGTGGGGTTTATAGTTCTCAACGGTGAGTCTCCCGGATGGCTGATATCCCTCGCCTACTTCGCGAACATGCTGTACCTGATAATGAGGGTCTCCCCCCTGGTCGAAATAGCTTTCCCGACCCTGTACCCACCTCTGATGGATGCGTTGGAGAAAAACGTGCTGCTCCCAACTTCACGGGCGTTCTTCTACATCCCCGTCCTCGTCATTGCCTCGATAGTTGATGACTACATCGGGGAGCTGATTGAGAAGGAGAGGATTATGAGTGAGTGGGAAATTCCCGATGGGGACGTTGCGGGCGTCGTTTACCCCTCTCTCCTGGTGATGGCCGTGGCAACGGTAACATCCGCCCTGGTGTTCCTGTGGGCGATTGATTACCTCACAGGGAGAGGGGTGGATTTTGGGGAGCTGTACTACCTGGCCCCTCCGCTTCTCCTGCTCGCGCTTGGGGTGTCGTTCAGCATGGGCATCTTCGGACGTGGGAAGGCCAGGCGCAACGTGCTTGTAATCAAAGCCAGAATACCGGTGGGCAGGAGCTATTCGTGGGAAATCGAGGGAGAAGAGAACCTCGTCGTGACCGTGCTGACCAGAGGTGGTGAAATGCGGGAACGAGAGGTGAGGATAGAAACGGAGGTCAAAGAACCGCTGAAGAGGGTGATCCTTTACGTTAAGACCTTGGGGGCGGGAGAGGGGGAGGATTCCACAAAGAGGGTGCCGGTTAGGAAGGTTAAGGAGAGCACCGACGGGGATACGGGGTTTCTGCTGTACACCAACATGTGGCCCGTTGAGTTCTGAGCGCCGAAAATCTTTTGTTTGAAAATATATCCATATTTCTGGTGGTATCATGCACGAACTCTACACAGTTCTTGCAGAGTACTACGATGCGATTTACAGGCGGAGGGTCGAGCGAATTGGGAAAGAGATAGACTTCGTGGAGGGGCTCTTCGAGAATGAAGCCGAGCGAGAGGTACGGAAAATCTTGGACCTTGCCTGCGGAACAGGAATTCCAACGCTCGAACTCGCGAGGAGGGGATACAAGGTTACCGGCCTCGACCTCCACGGGGAGATGCTGACCGTCGCGAGAAGAAAGGCCGAAGGGGAAGGACTGAAAATAGAATTCATTCGAGGAGACGCGCTCGAAATTGATTTTGAGGAGAAATTTGACGCCGTGACGATGTTCTTCTCGTCCATTATGTACTTCGATGATTCTGCAATTCAGCAATTGTTTAATTCTGTAAAACGGGCGCTGAAACCGGGCGGAATTTTCATCGCCGACTTCCCGTGCTGGTACTACGGCGGAAGGGACGGCCCGATAGTGTGGGACGAGCGGAAGGGCGACGAGCGGTTAATCATGACCGACTGGCGCGAGGTGGAGCCGGCGACACAAAAGCTCCACTTCAAGAGGCTCGTGCAGATAGTGAGGCCCGACGGGAGCGTTATGGCCTTCATGGTGGACGACGAGCTCAACATTTACACACCAAGGGAGATGAGGCTCTTGGCCGAGAAGCACTTCAGGCGGGTCAAAATCTACGGGGACCTCCACGAGCTGAGGCCCAACGACAGGAGGTACTGGCTTGTGGCGGTGAAGTAACCCCAAACTTTTTAAACCTCAGGCTCATTTCTATACCCTGGTGGTGCCTATCGTCCACCGTAACGCTGATTTCAACCTTTGAATCCCATGCGTTCCGCGCTTCTTGGTTAGCCCGTACTCCGGCACCACCGGCGTTGCTAAGATTTTTAAGCCGCCCTTCTGAGGGTAACCCATCTTCAAAAAACCGAAAAGGTGATGCCCATGCTTCCTAAGACCTACGACCCGAACGAGATTGAACCGAAGTGGCAGAAGTTCTGGCTGGATGAGAAAATCTACAAGTACGAGCTCGACGAGAAGAGGCCGAGCTACGCGATTGACACTCCGCCCCCGTTCACTAGCGGAACCCTCCACCTCGGTCACGTGCTCAGCCACACCTGGATCGACATCATAGCGCGCTATAAGAGAATGACCGGCTACAACGTGCTCTTCCCGCAGGGCTTCGACAACCACGGTCTCCCGACCGAGCTCAAGGTGGAAAAGGAGTTCGGAATAAGCAAAGACCAGCCCGAGCTCTTCCTCAAGAAGTGCGTTGAGTGGACCTGGCAGGCCATCGAGGCCATGCGCAACCAGTTCATTAGGATAGGATACTCCGCCGACTGGGACCTGGAGTACCACACGATGGATGAGTGGTACAGGGCCGCCGTTCAGAAGTCCCTCCTTGAGTTCTACGAGAAAGGTATGCTCTACCGCGACAAGCACCCGGTCTACTGGTGCCCGCGCTGCAGGACGAGTCTAGCTAAAGCCGAGGTCGGCTACGTCGAGGAGGATGGTTATCTTTACTACATCAAGCTCCCGCTCGCCGATGGAAGCGGCTACGTCCCCATAGCCACCACGAGGCCCGAGCTTATGCCCGCCTGTGTTGCCGTCTTCGTCCACCCGGAGGACGAGCGCTACAAGGACGTTGTGGGCAAGAAGGTGAAGCTCCCGATATTCGAGAGGGAAGTGCCAGTTATAGCCGATGAGGACGTTGACCCCGAATTCGGAACCGGTGCGGTCTACAACTGTACCTACGGCGACGAGCAGGATGTCGTCTGGCAGAAGCGCTACAACCTGCCGGTTATCATAGCGATCAACGAGGACGGCACCATGAACGAGAACGCCGGACCTTACGCCGGCCTCAAGACCGAGGAGGCGAGAGAGAAGATAGCGGAGGACCTCGAGAAGATGGGCCTCCTCTACGACAGAAA encodes the following:
- a CDS encoding class I SAM-dependent methyltransferase, encoding MHELYTVLAEYYDAIYRRRVERIGKEIDFVEGLFENEAEREVRKILDLACGTGIPTLELARRGYKVTGLDLHGEMLTVARRKAEGEGLKIEFIRGDALEIDFEEKFDAVTMFFSSIMYFDDSAIQQLFNSVKRALKPGGIFIADFPCWYYGGRDGPIVWDERKGDERLIMTDWREVEPATQKLHFKRLVQIVRPDGSVMAFMVDDELNIYTPREMRLLAEKHFRRVKIYGDLHELRPNDRRYWLVAVK